The Molothrus aeneus isolate 106 chromosome 30, BPBGC_Maene_1.0, whole genome shotgun sequence genome contains a region encoding:
- the LOC136567875 gene encoding myosin light polypeptide 6 isoform X1, protein MCDFSEEQTAEFKEAFQLFDRTGDGKILYSQCGDVMRALGQNPTNAEVMKVLGNPKSDEMNVKTLSFEQFLPMMQTIAKNKDQGCFEDYVEGLRVFDKEGNGTVMGAEIRHVLVTLGEKMTEEEVEQLVAGHEDSNGCINYEELVRMVLSG, encoded by the exons ATG TGCGACTTCTCGGAGGAGCAGACCGCGG AGTTCAAGGAGGCGTTCCAGCTCTTTGACCGCACGGGGGACGGGAAGATCCTGTACAGCCAATGCGGGGACGTGATGAGGGCGCTGGGGCAGAACCCGACCAACGCCGAGGTCATGAAGGTGCTGGGGAACCCCAAAAGCGATg AGATGAACGTGAAGACGCTGAGCTTCGAGCAGTTCCTGCCCATGATGCAAACGATCGCCAAGAACAAGGACCAGGGCTGCTTCGAGGACTACGTGGAGGGGCTCAGGGTGTTCGACAAGGAGGGCAACGGCACCGTCATGGGGGCCGAGATCCGCCACGTCCTCGTCACcctgg gtgaGAAGATGACCgaggaggaggtggagcagCTGGTGGCCGGACACGAGGACAGCAACGGCTGCATCAACTACGAGG AGCTGGTCCGGATGGTGCTGAGTGGATGA
- the LOC136567875 gene encoding myosin light polypeptide 6 isoform X2: MCDFSEEQTAEFKEAFQLFDRTGDGKILYSQCGDVMRALGQNPTNAEVMKVLGNPKSDEMNVKTLSFEQFLPMMQTIAKNKDQGCFEDYVEGLRVFDKEGNGTVMGAEIRHVLVTLGEKMTEEEVEQLVAGHEDSNGCINYEAFVRHILSG; encoded by the exons ATG TGCGACTTCTCGGAGGAGCAGACCGCGG AGTTCAAGGAGGCGTTCCAGCTCTTTGACCGCACGGGGGACGGGAAGATCCTGTACAGCCAATGCGGGGACGTGATGAGGGCGCTGGGGCAGAACCCGACCAACGCCGAGGTCATGAAGGTGCTGGGGAACCCCAAAAGCGATg AGATGAACGTGAAGACGCTGAGCTTCGAGCAGTTCCTGCCCATGATGCAAACGATCGCCAAGAACAAGGACCAGGGCTGCTTCGAGGACTACGTGGAGGGGCTCAGGGTGTTCGACAAGGAGGGCAACGGCACCGTCATGGGGGCCGAGATCCGCCACGTCCTCGTCACcctgg gtgaGAAGATGACCgaggaggaggtggagcagCTGGTGGCCGGACACGAGGACAGCAACGGCTGCATCAACTACGAGG CCTTTGTGAGACACATCTTGTCAGGGTGA
- the ESYT1 gene encoding LOW QUALITY PROTEIN: extended synaptotagmin-1 (The sequence of the model RefSeq protein was modified relative to this genomic sequence to represent the inferred CDS: deleted 2 bases in 1 codon) translates to MERRGGLGLAALGALGRRLLWALPAYAAGLLGLGAGAVVLALALYAGWRRRRRARERGMRAAERLHREEEAAVRAAARGELPAWVSFPDVERAEWLNKVLAQAWPFLGRYLEKLLQDSVAPAIRASSAHLQSFTFTRVDLGQKPLRVLGVQAHPGTHKKQILLDLNISYVGDVQIDVEVKKFFCKAGVKGMQLHGVLRIILEPLLGDAPIVGALSLFFIRRPTLDINWTGMTNLLDIPGLSSMSDSMIMDSIASYLVLPNRLLVPLLPDLPEAARLRWPLPRGVVRVSLVAARALRSKDRFLGGLVQGRSDPYALLRVGTQAATSRVIGDSLDPVWDEMYEFMVHEVPGQELEVELFDKDPDKDDLLGRMKLDLGEVLRARVMDEWFPLQEGGQGRLHLRLEWLSLLSDASKLDQVLEKNQKIVAKPDPPSSAILVVYLDRAEGLPVRKAGKEPNPVVQVSVQDVTRESKVVCNTSAPVWEDAFRFFLHDPRNQDVDFQVKDDPRQSPLGSLSLPLSRLLESPSLSLAEPFPLQRSGPGALLHLQLELRVRRGLRGWGSRGGFWGPSDPPPHLQVLFPEPPEPGAATPGQAEPPKGHRGTPRRPSRAGPDPRSGTERVLRVQLLEAADLVAKDQRLGGLVRGRSDPYAETRAGGSRFRSRVVREELNPRWNESYEVIVDDVPGQDVEFDLFDKDIDKDDFLGRCKVPLRRVLSSRVVDEWLPLQDVRSGRLHVRLESLEPRPSPELLDRVLHTNALLQPQHGPELSAALLRVYLDRAADLPLLKGSQPPSAFASLAVGDASFRTKSCPPCTEPVWDEGFSFLIRRPHLETLELQVRAEAGPALGSLTLPLARLLPRPGLGTDGWEPLAGGGRILLRAQLGVLVPLEVEEGAARRGPEGGDPERPQEEEEEEEPRGEEDEQRGAGGLRQRLVPADRRPQPTQGPRVLLSLRFQREQRRLVAIVHSCRDLRAASKDLPDPYVSLVLLPERSRATKRKTGVQKRTLNPEFNERFEWELPPEEAPRRRLEATVKSSVNFVTREKETLGKLQLELAQVDLSEGDPRWYELQDERSLP, encoded by the exons ATGGAGCGGCGGGGCGGGCTCGGGCTGGCGGCGCTGGGCGCCCTGGGCCGGCGGCTGCTCTGGGCGCTGCCCGCTTACGCCgcggggctgctggggctcgGGGCGGGCGCCGTGGTGCTCGCCCTGGCGCTCTACGCgggctggcggcggcggcggcgcgccCGGGAGCGCGGGATGCGCGCGGCCGAGCGCCTGCACCGCGAAGAAGAAGCGGCGGtgcgcgccgccgcccgcggggAGCTGCCGGCCTGG GTCAGCTTCCCGGATGTGGAGCGGGCGGAATGGCTCAACAAG GTCCTGGCCCAGGCCTGGCCCTTCCTGGGCCGCTATCTCGAGAAGCTCCTGCAGGACTCCGTGGCCCCGGCCATCCGCGCCTCCAGCGCTCACCTGCAGAGCTTCACCTTCACCAGGGTGGACCTGGGACAgaag cccctccgtGTCCTGGGGGTCCAAGCCCACCCTGGAACCCACAAGAAGCAAATCCTGCTGGACCTCAACATCAG CTACGTGGGCGACGTCCAGATCGACGTGGaggtgaagaaattcttctgcAAGGCGGGGGTGAAGGGGATGCAG ctccaTGGGGTGCTCAGGATCATCCTGGAGCCGCTGCTGGGGGATGCGCCCATCGTGGGGGCGCTCAGCCTGTTCTTCATCCGCCGCCCG ACGCTGGACATCAACTGGACAGGAATGACCAACCTGCTGGACATCCCGGGGCTCAG cTCCATGTCGGACTCGATGATCATGGACAGCATCGCCTCCTACCTGGTGCTGCCCAACCGGCTCCTGGTGCCGCTGCTGCCCGACCTGCCCGAGGCTGCGCGGCTGCGCTGGCCCCTGCCcagg ggcGTGGTGCGGGTGTCGCTGGTGGCCGCGCGGGCGCTGCGCTCCAAGGATCGGTTCCTGGGCGGGCTCGTCCAGGGCCGCTCGGACCCGTACGCGCTGCTCAGGGTGGGGACACAGGCGGCCACCAGCAGGGTCATCGGGGACAGCCTGGACCCCGTGTGGGACGAGATGTACGAG TTCATGGTGCACGAGGTGCccgggcaggagctggaggtggagCTCTTCGACAAGGACCCCGACAAGGACGATCTGCTGGGCAG GATGAAGCTGGACCTCGGGGAGGTGCTCAGAGCTCGGGTGATGGACGAG tgGTTCCCGCTGCAGgagggcgggcagggccggctcCACCTGCGCCTGGAGTGGCTCTCGCTGCTCTCCGATGCCTCCAAGCTGGACCAG gttttggaaaagaaccaaaaaatcGTGGCCAAGCCTGACCCGCCCTCCTCCGCCATCCTCGTGGTGTATCTggacagggctgaggggctgccC GTAAGGAAAGCAGGCAAGGAGCCCAACCCCGTGGTTCAGGTGTCGGTGCAGGACGTCACCAGGGAGAGCAAG GTGGTCTGCAACACCTCAGCCCCCGTGTGGGAGGACGCCTTCCGCTTCTTCCTGCACGACCCCCGCAACCAGGACGTGGATTTCcag gTGAAGGACGACCCCCGCCAGTCCCCCCTGGGCTCTCTGTCGCTGCCTCTGTCGCGACTCCTGGAGTCGCCGTCGCTGTCGCTGGCCGAGCCCTTCCCGCTGCAGCGCTCGGGGCCGGGGGCGCTCCTGCACCTCCAGCTGGAGCTCCGGGTGAGGAGGGGGCTCCGGGggtgggggtcccgggggggtttttggggtccctctgacccccccccccatctcCAGGTGCTGTTCCCGGAGCCCCCCGAGCCCGGCGCGGCCACCCCGGGACAGGCGGAGCCCCCCAAAGGT CACCGAGGGACCCCCCGGAGaccgagccgggccgggcccgacCCCCGCTCCGGCACCGAG CGGGTGCTGCgggtgcagctcctggaggccGCGGATCTCGTGGCCAAGGACCAGCGGCTCGGGGGCCTCGTGCGGGGCCGCTCCGACCCCTACGCCGAGACCCGCGCGGGCGGGAGCCGCTTCCGGAGCCGCGTGGTGCGAGAGGAGCTGAACCCGCGCTGGAACGAGAGCTACGAg GTGATCGTGGACGATGTCCCGGGGCAGGACGTGGAGTTCGACCTCTTCGACAAAGACATCGACAAGGACGATTTCCTGGGCAG GTGCAAGGTGCCCCTCAGGAGGGTCCTGAGCAGCCGCGTCGTGGATgag TGGCTGCCCCTCCAGGACGTTCGCTCGGGGCGGCTCCACGTGCGCCTGGAGAGCCTCGAGCCACGGCCCAGCCCCGAGCTGCTGGACAGG gtcCTGCACACCAAcgccctcctgcagccccagcacggcccGGAGCTCTCGGCCGCGCTGCTCCGCGTGTACCTGGACAGAGCCGCGGATCTGCCG CTCCTGAAGGGCTCCCAGCCCCCCTCAGCCTTTGCCAGCCTGGCCGTGGGCGACGCCTCCTTCAGAACCAAG agctgcccccccTGCACGGAGCCCGTGTGGGATGAAGGCTTCTCCTTCCTCATCAGGCGCCCGCACCTGGAgaccctggagctgcag GTCCGGGCCGAGGCGGGGCCGGCCCTGGGCTCTCTGACGCTGCCCCTGGCGCGGCTGCTGCCCCGGCCCGGGCTCGGCACCGACGGGTGGGAGCCCCTGGCCGGGGGGGGGCGGAtcctgctcagggcacagctcggg GTCCTGGTGCCGCTGGAGGTTGAGGAGGGGGCGGCCCGGAGAGGCCCCGAGGGGGGGGACCCGGAGCGgccccaggaggaggaggaggaggaggagccgaGGGGGGAGGAAGATGAGCAGCGAGGGGCGGGGGGGCTGCGCCAGCGCCTGGTGCCGGCGGACAG GCGCCCCCAGCCCACGCAGGGGCCCCGGGTGCTGCTCTCGCTCCGGTTCCAGCGCGAGCAGCGCCGCCTCGTGGCCATCGtgcacagctgcag ggACCTGCGGGCGGCCTCCAAGGACCTGCCCGACCCCTACgtgtccctggtgctgctccccgAGCGCAGCCGCGCCACCAAGCGCAAAACGGGGGTGCAGAAACGGACCCTGAACCCCGAGTTCAATGAGAG GTTCGAGTGGGAGCTGCCCCCGGAGGAGGCCCCGCGGCGCCGCCTCGAGGCCACCGTGAAATCCTCGGTGAATTTCGTGACCCGGGAGAAGGAGACGCTGGGCAAG ctgcagctggagctggcccaGGTGGATCTGAGCGAGGGGGACCCGCGCTG GTACGAGCTGCAGGACGAGCGGAGCCTCCCCTga
- the ZC3H10 gene encoding zinc finger CCCH domain-containing protein 10, with protein sequence MPDRDSYPASTGTGPGGVSSGDESSSALPDDDICRDFLRNVCKRGKRCRFRHPDISEVTNLGVRKNEFIFCHDFQNKECVRLNCRFIHGTKEDEDCYKKTGELPPRLRQKVAAGLGLSPADLPNSKEEVPICRDFLKGDCQRGAKCKFQHLQRDYEYEARGREQGRRYEPFDGLYEPDEPVLKRRRAEGLYESYEYGFASPRAVEYRLLEEENVLLRKRVEDLKKQVNNLLATNEVLLEQNAQFRNQAKVMTLSSTATATEQPLAPTVTNYNHSIAQTHTTLSSQALQPRPVTQQDLVAPAGAQAAPPANGAPPMNPEIAPLSAAAALAQTIAQGMAPPPVSMAPVAVSVAPVAVSMAQPLGGITMSHATTPMVTYPIASQSMRITAMPH encoded by the coding sequence ATGCCGGACCGGGACAGTTACCCCGCCAGCACCGGCACCGGCCCCGGTGGCGTCAGCAGCGGCGACGAATCCTCGTCCGCCCTCCCCGACGACGACATCTGCCGTGACTTTTTGCGCAACGTCTGCAAGCGCGGCAAGCGCTGCCGCTTCCGGCACCCCGACATCTCCGAGGTCACCAACCTGGGCGTGCGCAAGAACGAGTTCATCTTCTGCCACGACTTCCAGAACAAGGAGTGCGTGCGCCTCAACTGCCGCTTCATCCACGGCACCAAGGAGGACGAGGATTGCTACAAGAAAACCGGCGAGCTGCCGCCGCGCCTCAGGCAGAAAGTGGCCGCGGGCTTGGGCTTGTCGCCGGCGGATTTGCCCAACAGCAAAGAGGAGGTGCCCATCTGCAGGGATTTCCTCAAGGGGGACTGCCAGCGCGGTGCTAAGTGTAAATTCCAGCACTTACAGCGGGATTACGAGTACGAGGCGCGGGGCAGAGAGCAAGGACGGCGTTACGAGCCCTTTGATGGCCTCTACGAGCCCGACGAGCCGGTGCTGAAACGGCGGCGAGCCGAGGGGCTCTACGAGAGCTACGAGTACGGCTTCGCCAGCCCGCGGGCCGTGGAGTAccggctgctggaggaggagaacgTGCTGCTCAGGAAACGCGTGGAGGACCTCAAGAAGCAGGTCAACAACCTGCTGGCCACCAacgaggtgctgctggagcagaacgCCCAATTCCGCAACCAGGCCAAGGTGATGACGCTGAGCTCCACGGCCACGGCCACCGAGCAGCCGCTGGCGCCCACGGTGACCAACTACAACCACAGCATCGCCCAGACTCACACCACGCTCagcagccaggccctgcagccccgCCCGGTCACCCAGCAGGATTTGGTGGCGCCGGCGGGCGCTCAGGCCGCCCCTCCCGCTAACGGGGCGCCGCCCATGAACCCCGAGATCGCGCCGCTgtcggcggcggcggcgctggcgcAGACCATCGCGCAGGGCATGGCGCCGCCGCCCGTCTCCATGGCGCCCGTGGCCGTGTCGGTGGCGCCGGTGGCCGTGTCCATGGCGCAGCCGCTCGGGGGCATCACCATGAGCCACGCCACCACGCCCATGGTCACCTACCCCATCGCCTCGCAGAGCATGAGGATAACGGCCATGCCACACTGA